A region of Vigna radiata var. radiata cultivar VC1973A chromosome 6, Vradiata_ver6, whole genome shotgun sequence DNA encodes the following proteins:
- the LOC106763114 gene encoding uncharacterized protein LOC106763114 isoform X1 yields MSDRGAERRITIRNNHGENLVGILHNSASVSLVIVCHGFQSSKERIPMVNLADALEKDGISAFRFDFAGNGESEGSFQYGNYYREVEDLRAVVQHFREQKYVITAIVGHSKGGNVALFYASKYKDIHIVVNISGRFNLVRGMEGRLGKRFMQKIKQDGYIDVKNKRGKIMYRVTEESLMDRLSTITHLDCLLIPQDCRVLTIHGSMDETVPAEDALDFDKFISNHELCIIEGADHEFSSHQDKLSSLVLEFIKTRADKDKDTSKEAKIHSRL; encoded by the exons ATGAGCGATCGTGGTGCTGAAAGGAGAATTACCATACGAAACAACCATGGTGAGAATCTCGTGGGGATCTTGCATAATTCAGCTTCAGTTTCGCTTGTTATCGTGTGTCATGGCTTCCAATCTTCCAAG GAAAGGATTCCCATGGTGAATCTTGCTGATGCTCTTGAAAAAGATGGAATCAGTGCTTTCCGCTTTGACTTTGCTGGAAATGG GGAAAGTGAAGGTTCATTTCAGTATGGTAACTACTACAGAGAGGTTGAAGATCTGCGAGCTGTAGTTCAACACTTCCGTGAGCAAAAATATGTAATTACAGCAATTGTTGGTCATAGTAAAG GGGGTAATGTGGCTCTCTTTTATGCCTCAAAATATAAGGATATTCATATTGTTGTCAATATATCTGGTCGGTTCAATCTAGTGAGAGGCATGGAAGGTCGTTTGGGCAAAAGATTTATGCAGAAGATCAAGCAAGATGGATATAtagatgtaaaaaataaaagag GGAAGATTATGTATCGTGTTACTGAAGAAAGTTTAATGGACCGCCTTTCTACTATAACCCATCTTGACTGCCTATTGATTCCCCAAGATTGCAG GGTGTTGACAATTCATGGATCCATGGATGAAACTGTACCTGcagaagatgctttagacttcgATAAATTCATATCTAATCATGAATTGTGCATCATAGAAGGAGCTGATCATGAGTTTTCTTCTCATCAAGATAAGTTGAGCAGCTTAGTTTTGGAATTCATCAAGACTCGTGCAGATAAAGACAAAGACACATCAAAGGAGGCAAAGATTCATTCTCGGTTATAG
- the LOC106765081 gene encoding acyl-lipid (9-3)-desaturase, with product MDPPATYISSSQLRKHNTRHDAWISIHGKIYDVSSWLHRHPGGALPLLTVAGTDATDAFLAFHPPSAAASLLPSFSTGLLLSDYAVSAASSDYRKLHSKLSELNLFERKGHTTLILLSLILTLLPLCVCGVVFSDSTCVHLLSGALIGFLWIQSGWIGHDSGHYNVMLNRRFNRVAQILSGNVLAGISIAWWKWNHNAHHIACNSLDFDPDLQHLPFFVVSSKFFNSLTSQFYDRKLNFDSLARFLVSYQHWTYYPVMCFARVNLFAQSFFLLLSNRKVESRGIELLGLLAFWVWYPLLVSFLPNWWERVLFVVASFSVTGIQHVQFCLNHFSSKVYLGPPSGGDWFEKQTNGTLDVSCSAWMDWFHGGLQFQVEHHLFPRLPRCHLRKIAPLVKDLCKKHNLPYNCVSFWKANVLTIQTLRNAALQARDGSGPAPKNLVWEAVNTHG from the coding sequence ATGGACCCTCCCGCAACCTACATTTCCTCATCCCAACTCCGCAAACACAACACGCGCCATGACGCGTGGATCTCAATCCATGGCAAAATCTACGACGTCTCCTCCTGGCTCCACCGCCATCCCGGCGGCGCCCTCCCTCTTCTCACCGTTGCCGGCACAGACGCCACTGATGCCTTCCTCGCCTTCCACCCGCCCTCCGCCGCCGCCTCCCTCCTCCCCTCATTCTCCACTGGCCTCCTCCTCTCTGACTACGCCGTCTCTGCCGCCTCCTCCGACTACCGCAAGCTCCACTCCAAGCTCTCCGAACTCAACCTCTTCGAACGCAAGGGCCACACCACCCTCATCCTGCTCTCCCTCATCCTCACCCTCCTCCCTCTCTGCGTCTGCGGCGTCGTCTTCTCCGACAGCACATGTGTGCACTTGCTCTCTGGCGCCTTGATCGGCTTCCTCTGGATTCAGAGCGGCTGGATTGGCCATGACTCCGGCCACTACAACGTCATGCTCAACCGCCGCTTTAACCGCGTAGCGCAGATCCTTTCCGGCAACGTTCTCGCCGGAATCAGCATTGCCTGGTGGAAGTGGAACCACAACGCGCATCACATTGCGTGCAACAGTCTCGACTTCGACCCCGATCTTCAGCACCTACCCTTCTTCGTGGTCTCCTCTAAGTTTTTCAACTCTCTGACTTCCCAATTTTACGATAGAAAGCTCAATTTCGATTCCCTCGCTAGGTTTTTGGTCAGTTATCAGCATTGGACTTACTACCCCGTCATGTGCTTCGCCAGGGTTAACCTTTTTGCTCagtcttttttccttttgttgtcGAACAGAAAAGTGGAGAGCAGAGGAATTGAGCTTTTAGGGTTGCTTGCGTTTTGGGTTTGGTACCCTTTGTTGGTCTCTTTTTTGCCAAATTGGTGGGAGAGGGTTTTGTTCGTTGTGGCAAGTTTTTCTGTGACGGGTATTCAGCATGTGCAGTTTTGCTTAAACCATTTCTCTTCTAAAGTTTACCTTGGTCCTCCAAGTGGTGGTGATTGGTTTGAGAAGCAGACTAATGGTACCCTTGATGTCAGCTGTTCTGCTTGGATGGACTGGTTTCACGGTGGCCTGCAGTTTCAGGTGGAGCACCATTTGTTTCCCCGGCTACCGCGCTGCCATCTGAGGAAGATCGCGCCTTTGGTTAAGGATCTGTGCAAGAAGCATAACCTTCCCTACAATTGTGTGTCCTTTTGGAAGGCCAATGTGCTCACTATTCAGACACTGCGAAACGCGGCGTTGCAGGCCAGGGATGGATCTGGGCCGGCTCCAAAGAATTTGGTTTGGGAGGCTGTTAACACCCATGGATGA
- the LOC106763114 gene encoding uncharacterized protein LOC106763114 isoform X2, with amino-acid sequence MERIPMVNLADALEKDGISAFRFDFAGNGESEGSFQYGNYYREVEDLRAVVQHFREQKYVITAIVGHSKGGNVALFYASKYKDIHIVVNISGRFNLVRGMEGRLGKRFMQKIKQDGYIDVKNKRGKIMYRVTEESLMDRLSTITHLDCLLIPQDCRVLTIHGSMDETVPAEDALDFDKFISNHELCIIEGADHEFSSHQDKLSSLVLEFIKTRADKDKDTSKEAKIHSRL; translated from the exons ATG GAAAGGATTCCCATGGTGAATCTTGCTGATGCTCTTGAAAAAGATGGAATCAGTGCTTTCCGCTTTGACTTTGCTGGAAATGG GGAAAGTGAAGGTTCATTTCAGTATGGTAACTACTACAGAGAGGTTGAAGATCTGCGAGCTGTAGTTCAACACTTCCGTGAGCAAAAATATGTAATTACAGCAATTGTTGGTCATAGTAAAG GGGGTAATGTGGCTCTCTTTTATGCCTCAAAATATAAGGATATTCATATTGTTGTCAATATATCTGGTCGGTTCAATCTAGTGAGAGGCATGGAAGGTCGTTTGGGCAAAAGATTTATGCAGAAGATCAAGCAAGATGGATATAtagatgtaaaaaataaaagag GGAAGATTATGTATCGTGTTACTGAAGAAAGTTTAATGGACCGCCTTTCTACTATAACCCATCTTGACTGCCTATTGATTCCCCAAGATTGCAG GGTGTTGACAATTCATGGATCCATGGATGAAACTGTACCTGcagaagatgctttagacttcgATAAATTCATATCTAATCATGAATTGTGCATCATAGAAGGAGCTGATCATGAGTTTTCTTCTCATCAAGATAAGTTGAGCAGCTTAGTTTTGGAATTCATCAAGACTCGTGCAGATAAAGACAAAGACACATCAAAGGAGGCAAAGATTCATTCTCGGTTATAG